The genomic segment AGTTAAAAATTTAGGAAAGGTGCCACTCGGAACCTCTGAGAACATAGCCCTAATTGGGGATTCTAACCAAACCACAAATGCGGCTATAGACGATACAGTTAAAATAAAAGCATATATTTGAACAAATATTTTACCATTTAAACCCCAGGATTCTGCTAATATCTTATAAACAACATAACCTGCATCCTTAACACCAGCTTTGGTTATTAATTCAGGTGATGCAACTAAGCATATTGCAAGTGATCCTAGTACATATGCTCCAGCTATAAATGTAGTTGCTATAAGAACAGCCTTTGGGAAAACTTTTTTAGGATTTGCAACATCTTTAATATAAGTCCCTGCCACCTCAGCCCCTGCAACAGCGAGAATCAGCCACGAGAAAGTTGAAAAATAGTCAGCATTAAACTTGGGAATAAGTGTTGTTTTTGTGAAAGTTGTAGCTGATGGTTGCTTACCAACTAATGCTCCAACAACTGCAAATAATATAAATATAACTGTAACTGCTAAAGTTAGTTTTCCACCTAAATCACTGATTTTCGAGAATCTTTTAACTCCAGTTGTAGCTATATACGTTAATACCACTGCTAGTCCCAATCCTATCCAAGGTAACAAATATGCATTGGCATCGTTAAATCTATTTTCACCAAAAAGAGTCCATGATACCATGACTGGTATTCTGGCAAAAACCATTTGCAAATAGAATAAATTAGCAACAAAGTATGACCAGGTACCTATAAACGCCCATCTTGGACCAATTGAACATTCTATCCAGGTGTATAAACCTCCTTCTTTGTCTTTATTAGAAGAAGCTAACTCTGCTATCATTATTGATAAAGGTAGAAAGAATAATAGAGCAACTATAAGCCATGATGGAATAGCTGCCGGTCCGAGTGCCACTGCATTTGAAGCAATATTCCCAAATCCAAATGTTGGAACAAAAATTAACATTACCAAAGTCCATAAGCCAAGTTTTTTTGTATCATTCATAATTTACCTCCCTAATTTTAGAGGTTAGTGCAATCACTAGCCTTGCTTTATACAATTATACCAATATTAGTAACCTATAATCAACTACTACTTTCACTTATAAACCAATTGTTTGATTTTATTGTAAAAAATGCACCTCTATAGTCCTCAAAATACGATAATAGCAGCCATAATGGCCTCTGTCTTAGTCTTAGTCTTATAAATCATAATGTAATTCTTTACGCTAAATAAACTTTATGTTATATTTACTTTAGTTTAACATGTTCATTAACGGTACATAGATACCCTACATATATATAAATAAGAAAAACAATTAACTCAAATATGGGGAATATTTTTAATATTTTTCCAGAAAGACAAATTTAATTTTAAGGGGTGATATCGTGATAAATAATAATAGGTCTATAGGAGTTATTGATTCAGGAATAGGAGGTTTATCAGTTGTTAAAGAACTTCAACTTCTCCTGCCTTATGAGAATATAATGTATTTTGGAGATAATAAAAATGTACCATACGGGAACAAAACAGTAGGCGAGATTACGGGTTTAACAAAACGTATGATTGATTTTCTAATTAGTAAAAACGTAAAGGTGATAGCAATTGCTTGTAATACAATATCCAGTATAATAGAACTATTTAGTATGGATTATGACATTAAAATAATTGGTATTATTAATCCTGTTATTGATACTATAAGTAAAAGTACAGACAAAGATGCTGTTGGTTTAATAGCTACATGTTTTACAGTAAATACTCATTGTTATAATAAAGCTTTATTAAAAGTTAATAGTAAAATACAAATTATATCAGAAGGGAGTGCAGAACTAGCAGAAATCATTGATAGTTCCGATTATAAATCTGAGGCTGTAAAGTGTATAGTAAAAAATCATATCGGAACTATTATTACTAAAGAAAATGTTGATACTATTATTTTAGGATGCACTCATTACCCACTAATAATGGATATATTTAAGGAATGTTATCCCAATATAAACTTTATAAATCCTGCTTTACAACAATGTGCTGAGTTAAAGCAGTATTTACAAGAAAATAATATTATTAATAATGATAAGACTAACGGTTCATTTGAGATTTATACAACAGGCGATATTAAAAAGTATGAAAAAGGTGTGGATTTATTAGCACTAAGAAATCCTGACAATATCATAAATTATATTGAAGAGAATTAATTATATAATAGAAAATAAAACAGGCAAGTTCCTTAGGATCTTGCCTGTTTTTAATGTACCTTATAAAAAATTTGAAATTTTATAACTTCCATCACTGTTATCTTCACTCTCATCCTTCTTTGTTCTCACCTTACTCACACTTTCTAATGACTCAATATCAGAATGTTTTTTAAGAACTCGATCTTTTATACTATGACTTTCTGCTATATTATTTAGCACCGCTATCGCATTATCTTTTTGGTTTTTATCACGATCTT from the Clostridium sp. CM027 genome contains:
- the murI gene encoding glutamate racemase, with translation MINNNRSIGVIDSGIGGLSVVKELQLLLPYENIMYFGDNKNVPYGNKTVGEITGLTKRMIDFLISKNVKVIAIACNTISSIIELFSMDYDIKIIGIINPVIDTISKSTDKDAVGLIATCFTVNTHCYNKALLKVNSKIQIISEGSAELAEIIDSSDYKSEAVKCIVKNHIGTIITKENVDTIILGCTHYPLIMDIFKECYPNINFINPALQQCAELKQYLQENNIINNDKTNGSFEIYTTGDIKKYEKGVDLLALRNPDNIINYIEEN
- a CDS encoding amino acid permease codes for the protein MNDTKKLGLWTLVMLIFVPTFGFGNIASNAVALGPAAIPSWLIVALLFFLPLSIMIAELASSNKDKEGGLYTWIECSIGPRWAFIGTWSYFVANLFYLQMVFARIPVMVSWTLFGENRFNDANAYLLPWIGLGLAVVLTYIATTGVKRFSKISDLGGKLTLAVTVIFILFAVVGALVGKQPSATTFTKTTLIPKFNADYFSTFSWLILAVAGAEVAGTYIKDVANPKKVFPKAVLIATTFIAGAYVLGSLAICLVASPELITKAGVKDAGYVVYKILAESWGLNGKIFVQIYAFILTVSSIAAFVVWLESPIRAMFSEVPSGTFPKFLTKKREDGTLVNALWVQCGILSALIIVPLIGLNSIDTFFNTLTTLSGLCLAIPYIVLAAAYLVFRLKGNVPPFVMLKSKAAVVTSSTIVFVLGVLAFFGAGWGDIAGATSFKEAIVPILKNYGGPVGFIIFGFFITYLTKIFTKSDIKR